Proteins found in one Serinicoccus marinus DSM 15273 genomic segment:
- a CDS encoding NADH-quinone oxidoreductase subunit C yields MEEWHEAVRAARAEGYAFFDWLSGVDEADGEDAEEAGEAETEPGEEPGVDVLCHLIDASRRGPGELRRLLLRTRVPEGGSLASVTDLFAGAAWHERETHEMFGVGFTGFEDGTGLGLRPLLLPEGFEGTPLRNYFVLGARASKPWPGAKEPGEGSGEGAGPSSAAARPRRPRKRLLPPGVPDPSWGPRAG; encoded by the coding sequence GTGGAGGAGTGGCACGAGGCCGTGCGTGCGGCCCGGGCGGAGGGGTATGCCTTCTTCGACTGGCTCTCCGGCGTGGACGAGGCCGACGGGGAGGACGCGGAGGAGGCGGGGGAGGCGGAGACCGAGCCGGGTGAGGAGCCGGGTGTCGACGTCCTCTGCCACCTCATCGACGCGAGCCGACGTGGTCCGGGTGAGTTGCGTCGGCTGCTGCTGCGGACGCGGGTGCCGGAGGGCGGGTCGCTCGCCTCGGTCACGGACCTCTTCGCCGGCGCCGCGTGGCACGAGCGGGAGACGCACGAGATGTTCGGGGTCGGCTTCACCGGCTTCGAGGACGGCACCGGCCTCGGGCTGCGTCCGCTGCTGCTGCCGGAGGGCTTCGAGGGGACCCCGCTGCGCAACTACTTCGTGCTGGGGGCGCGTGCCTCCAAGCCGTGGCCGGGCGCCAAGGAGCCGGGGGAGGGCTCGGGCGAGGGGGCCGGACCGTCGTCAGCGGCGGCACGGCCGCGGCGACCACGCAAGCGGCTGCTCCCGCCCGGGGTGCCGGACCCGTCCTGGGGGCCGCGCGCGGGCTGA
- a CDS encoding complex I subunit 4 family protein, whose product MTGTLSRVRDDVLALVPDLGAWWYALALAPLLLAAVMLLVVGRWPEQPGHRAVHRSSVAAAVVSALGVAGVALDRPVVEVSWIPSLGVWFTLRPDGLSVPLLLLTAVVGVVATALHLHPAREARTVAVDLEDSDPTSPIPVVRGVDVPGLASYHACLLLVLLGALLAFLAGDALLFFVGFELVLVPMWLLVARHGDPGSDRDGAALRFLLVTVVGSSLVLLGILALATALGTTDLQVWAAQGGATLGRGSQLAIAATLLVGLALKVPVFPLHTWLPWVHATAPTAGSVLLAAVLLKLGTYGMVRLVVPVVPEGFAAWAPLLAGLAVAGIVWASLICLVERDLKRLIAWSSVAHLGFVVLGIASGTQAGLQAALFGNVAHGLVSALLFVVVGGLKHRWGSADLTLRHAALREVTPHLGLALMVGMAASSGLPGLAVFWGEIGGLLAAWSPAPDRPEGWFRAFAVVGAVGGALAVAYTVRVLREVWFGDRVEPRIPDAVRTERTALRLLGVLVLLLGLLPTVLLSVTAPFVEGVLAR is encoded by the coding sequence GTGACCGGGACGCTGAGCCGGGTGCGGGACGACGTCCTCGCCCTGGTGCCCGACCTGGGCGCCTGGTGGTATGCCCTCGCGCTCGCCCCGCTCCTCCTCGCCGCCGTGATGCTGCTCGTGGTGGGCCGCTGGCCCGAGCAGCCCGGGCACCGCGCGGTGCACCGCAGCTCGGTGGCGGCGGCGGTGGTCAGCGCCCTCGGCGTGGCCGGGGTGGCGCTGGACCGCCCCGTCGTCGAGGTGAGCTGGATCCCGAGCCTCGGCGTGTGGTTCACCCTCCGGCCGGACGGGCTGTCCGTGCCGCTGCTGCTGCTGACGGCGGTGGTGGGCGTCGTGGCCACAGCGCTCCACCTGCACCCGGCCCGGGAGGCCCGCACTGTCGCGGTCGACCTCGAGGACAGCGACCCCACCTCGCCCATCCCGGTGGTGCGCGGGGTCGACGTGCCGGGCCTGGCCAGCTACCACGCCTGCCTGCTGCTGGTGCTCCTGGGGGCGCTGCTGGCGTTCCTCGCCGGGGACGCCCTGCTCTTCTTCGTCGGCTTCGAGCTGGTGCTCGTGCCCATGTGGCTGCTGGTGGCCCGGCACGGCGACCCCGGGAGCGACCGGGACGGCGCCGCGCTGCGGTTCCTGCTGGTGACCGTCGTCGGCTCCTCGCTGGTGCTGCTCGGCATCCTCGCGCTCGCCACGGCGCTGGGCACCACCGACCTGCAGGTGTGGGCGGCGCAGGGGGGCGCCACCCTGGGTCGCGGCTCGCAGCTCGCGATCGCCGCGACCCTGCTCGTGGGGCTGGCGCTCAAGGTCCCCGTCTTCCCGCTGCACACCTGGCTGCCGTGGGTGCACGCCACGGCCCCCACCGCCGGCTCGGTGCTGCTCGCGGCGGTCCTGCTTAAGCTCGGGACCTACGGCATGGTGCGGCTGGTCGTGCCGGTGGTGCCCGAGGGCTTCGCCGCCTGGGCGCCGCTGCTGGCCGGGCTCGCGGTCGCCGGCATCGTCTGGGCCTCGCTCATCTGTCTCGTCGAGCGCGACCTCAAACGGCTCATCGCCTGGTCCTCGGTGGCGCACCTGGGCTTCGTCGTCCTCGGGATCGCCTCCGGGACGCAGGCCGGGCTGCAGGCGGCGCTTTTCGGCAACGTCGCGCACGGCCTGGTCTCGGCCCTGCTCTTCGTCGTCGTCGGCGGGCTCAAGCACCGGTGGGGCAGCGCGGACCTGACCCTGCGGCACGCGGCGCTGCGCGAGGTCACCCCGCACCTCGGGCTGGCGCTGATGGTCGGTATGGCGGCCTCCAGCGGGCTGCCCGGGCTGGCGGTCTTCTGGGGTGAGATCGGCGGTCTGCTGGCGGCGTGGTCGCCGGCGCCGGACCGGCCCGAGGGCTGGTTCCGGGCCTTCGCGGTGGTCGGCGCGGTCGGTGGTGCGCTGGCCGTCGCCTACACCGTCCGGGTGCTGCGCGAGGTGTGGTTCGGCGACCGGGTCGAGCCGCGCATCCCCGACGCCGTCCGGACCGAGCGGACCGCCCTGCGCCTGCTGGGCGTGCTGGTGCTGCTGCTCGGCCTGCTGCCGACGGTGCTGCTGTCGGTGACAGCGCCCTTCGTCGAGGGGGTGCTCGCGCGATGA
- a CDS encoding NADH-quinone oxidoreductase subunit J, with translation MSGLDVLFCAVGLVTAGAALLAVSSRQVLHAALWLVVTLGGLAGCYLVLGAELVALVQLLVYVGAVVVLVLFALMLTRSGGVPVVTSVPQRVAAGLVGGGTTVVLGGALLSAFGWGSVPVDGAGNEAVAATIFGTDVWPFELLSVLLLTALVAAVAVARAPVGGQDDPSHRPDPPPEVEAVQGEDA, from the coding sequence GTGAGCGGTCTGGACGTCCTCTTCTGCGCCGTCGGGCTGGTGACCGCCGGCGCCGCCCTGCTGGCGGTGTCCTCGCGGCAGGTGCTGCACGCCGCCCTGTGGCTCGTGGTGACGCTCGGCGGCCTGGCCGGGTGCTACCTCGTGCTGGGGGCCGAGCTGGTCGCCCTGGTCCAGCTGCTGGTCTACGTCGGTGCCGTCGTCGTGCTCGTGCTCTTCGCCCTCATGCTCACCCGCTCCGGCGGCGTGCCGGTCGTGACGTCGGTGCCGCAGCGGGTGGCCGCGGGGCTGGTCGGCGGCGGCACGACGGTCGTGCTCGGCGGGGCGTTGCTCTCCGCCTTCGGGTGGGGCAGCGTGCCGGTCGACGGTGCCGGCAACGAGGCGGTGGCCGCCACGATCTTCGGCACCGACGTCTGGCCGTTCGAGCTGCTCTCGGTCCTGCTGCTCACGGCACTGGTCGCGGCGGTGGCGGTGGCCCGCGCTCCGGTCGGCGGCCAGGACGATCCCAGCCATCGGCCCGACCCGCCGCCCGAGGTCGAGGCCGTGCAGGGGGAGGACGCGTGA
- a CDS encoding OmpA family protein yields the protein MGHPDVLAASVTSLDPQVVQLVEEITPVETRSTEGEETVISLASDVLFEFGEADVTGAAEDKITELVADVPDGATVQVHGHTDSIGTSEDNQELSEERADTVAQIIGRSRPDLQLEVEGFGEDEPVAPNEEGGEDDPEGRALNRRVEVRFES from the coding sequence ATGGGTCACCCCGACGTGCTCGCGGCGAGCGTGACGTCGCTGGACCCCCAGGTCGTCCAGCTGGTGGAGGAGATCACCCCCGTCGAGACACGCTCCACCGAGGGTGAGGAGACGGTCATCTCGCTCGCCTCTGACGTGCTCTTCGAGTTCGGCGAAGCCGACGTCACGGGCGCCGCCGAGGACAAGATCACCGAGCTCGTCGCCGACGTCCCGGACGGCGCCACGGTGCAGGTGCACGGGCATACCGACAGCATCGGCACATCCGAGGACAACCAGGAGCTCTCCGAGGAGCGAGCCGACACGGTGGCGCAGATCATCGGCCGCTCCCGCCCCGACCTGCAGCTGGAGGTCGAGGGCTTCGGCGAGGACGAGCCGGTCGCCCCCAACGAGGAGGGCGGCGAGGACGACCCCGAGGGCCGGGCGCTCAACCGCCGGGTGGAGGTCCGCTTCGAGAGCTGA
- a CDS encoding GNAT family acetyltransferase, with protein MQIRPLTLDHTDAAARLWEQGGLTRPWNDPRADFRTAVQGPASEVLGALASDTLLGTVMVGHEGHRGWLYYLAVDAERRGAGVGRALVAAAERWIVDQGIPKVMLMIRAENDAVRRFYAGLGYVDQEVSVLGRFLDDDLQRLRQGVDGWVGPGA; from the coding sequence ATGCAGATCCGCCCCCTCACCCTCGACCACACCGATGCCGCGGCCCGCCTCTGGGAGCAGGGCGGTCTCACCCGACCGTGGAACGACCCGCGCGCCGACTTCAGGACCGCGGTGCAGGGACCGGCCTCCGAGGTGCTGGGGGCGCTGGCGTCCGACACCCTGCTCGGCACGGTCATGGTGGGCCACGAGGGGCACCGCGGGTGGCTGTACTACCTGGCGGTCGACGCCGAGCGTCGCGGCGCCGGGGTCGGGCGGGCGCTGGTCGCGGCGGCGGAGCGGTGGATCGTGGACCAGGGCATCCCCAAGGTCATGCTCATGATCCGCGCGGAGAACGACGCCGTCCGGCGCTTCTACGCCGGGCTGGGCTACGTCGACCAGGAGGTGTCCGTGCTCGGTCGCTTCCTCGACGACGACCTGCAACGGCTGCGGCAGGGCGTCGACGGGTGGGTCGGTCCGGGCGCGTAG
- a CDS encoding toxin-antitoxin system HicB family antitoxin produces MDLSPYLEAVSEDLARSTALADEPTREVVRRLVPSIEPAVRLALVQALSDAAAAITAELDDAVVTLCMDGRDPALEVRQLPSPAETDDPERGVRGGDEEDDDDDKGRGTARLTVRLPETLKRRAEARAEQAETSLNTWVVQTLRRATDSSVQGAAADLGAAIRSSATPTPRRVTGWA; encoded by the coding sequence ATGGATCTGTCGCCCTACCTCGAGGCCGTGTCCGAAGACCTGGCCCGCTCGACCGCGCTCGCCGACGAACCCACCCGCGAGGTGGTGCGGCGCCTCGTCCCCTCGATCGAGCCCGCGGTGCGGCTCGCACTGGTGCAGGCGCTCTCCGACGCCGCCGCCGCGATCACCGCCGAGCTGGATGACGCGGTCGTCACGCTTTGCATGGACGGCCGGGACCCCGCGCTGGAGGTCCGGCAACTGCCCTCCCCCGCAGAGACCGACGACCCGGAGCGCGGCGTCCGCGGCGGCGACGAGGAGGACGACGACGACGACAAGGGTCGTGGCACCGCGCGCCTCACTGTCCGGCTGCCCGAGACGCTGAAGCGTCGGGCCGAGGCCCGGGCCGAGCAGGCGGAGACCTCGCTCAACACCTGGGTCGTGCAGACGCTGCGCCGGGCGACCGACTCCTCCGTCCAGGGCGCCGCCGCCGACCTCGGCGCCGCCATCCGCAGCAGCGCCACACCGACTCCCCGCCGGGTCACCGGCTGGGCCTGA
- a CDS encoding serine/threonine-protein kinase produces MTTAGGRLSVGRYALDEVIGVGSFATVYRATDDRLDATVVVKILAENHSLNPEVRERFIAEGRALRRVSSAHVVTLYDLGESERQQPYHVLEHADRGTLAQRVRELRAEGWTASPAEVLVLARQLATALAAVHRAQLVHRDLSPANVLLTSLDITDPPDSRRAGLRLVREDEQVLVADLGMCKDLAINSGLTVAGGTTGFRAPEMQAGPAIVDGRADLYSLSALLAWVCEDANLPEALERALARGRATDPADRQPDVPAWLTSVEEALDPSPPRAGLPSAAPEGPAQESRPARAGLVRTVAAALAALLLLLGGAVLGRMTSGPPETTTTATIGIAGPDELTTGTSATFSIEQEGLRSWVWLLPDGRYLSDEETVTLTPTRAGRARLVITGRDEQNREVRVARDLVVDADGG; encoded by the coding sequence GTGACGACGGCAGGAGGCCGGCTGTCGGTGGGGCGCTACGCCCTGGACGAGGTGATCGGCGTCGGCTCTTTCGCGACCGTCTACCGGGCCACCGACGACCGGCTCGACGCCACGGTGGTCGTCAAGATCCTCGCGGAGAACCACAGCCTCAACCCCGAGGTACGCGAACGGTTCATCGCCGAGGGGCGGGCGCTGCGGCGGGTGAGCAGCGCGCACGTCGTGACGCTCTACGACCTGGGCGAGAGCGAGCGGCAGCAGCCCTACCACGTCCTGGAGCACGCCGACCGGGGCACGTTGGCGCAGCGGGTGCGTGAGCTGCGGGCGGAGGGGTGGACCGCCTCCCCGGCCGAGGTGCTGGTGCTGGCCCGGCAGCTCGCGACCGCGCTGGCCGCGGTGCACCGGGCCCAGCTCGTGCACCGGGACCTCAGCCCGGCGAACGTCCTGCTCACCTCGCTGGACATCACGGACCCGCCGGACTCCCGCCGGGCGGGGCTGCGGCTCGTGCGCGAGGACGAGCAGGTCCTCGTCGCCGACCTCGGGATGTGCAAGGACCTCGCCATCAACTCCGGCCTCACCGTCGCCGGCGGCACGACCGGCTTCCGCGCCCCGGAGATGCAGGCCGGTCCCGCGATCGTCGACGGCCGGGCGGACCTGTACTCGCTGTCGGCGCTGCTCGCCTGGGTCTGCGAGGACGCCAACCTGCCCGAGGCGCTTGAGCGGGCGCTCGCCCGGGGCCGGGCGACCGACCCCGCGGACCGGCAGCCGGACGTGCCCGCCTGGCTCACCTCCGTCGAGGAGGCGCTCGATCCCTCCCCGCCCCGGGCGGGCCTGCCGTCCGCCGCCCCGGAGGGGCCGGCACAAGAGAGCAGGCCCGCGCGGGCCGGCCTCGTCCGGACCGTCGCCGCCGCGCTCGCGGCGCTCCTGCTCCTGCTGGGCGGGGCTGTGCTCGGGCGGATGACCTCCGGACCGCCCGAGACGACCACGACCGCCACCATCGGCATCGCGGGGCCCGACGAGCTGACCACCGGCACCAGCGCCACCTTCAGCATCGAGCAGGAAGGGCTGCGCTCCTGGGTGTGGCTCCTGCCCGACGGCCGCTACCTCAGCGACGAGGAGACCGTGACGCTCACGCCGACCCGCGCCGGTCGGGCCCGGCTCGTGATCACCGGTCGGGACGAGCAGAACCGCGAGGTCCGTGTGGCCCGCGACCTGGTGGTCGACGCCGACGGCGGCTGA
- a CDS encoding 4Fe-4S binding protein, with amino-acid sequence MLCARECPDWCITIDSHKESLPAETEGGRERSHNVLDRFDIDFSLCMYCGICIEVCPFDALFWAPDFAYAEGDIRNLLHDKERLGTFMDTVPDSALPAAEDGP; translated from the coding sequence ATGCTGTGCGCCCGCGAGTGCCCGGACTGGTGCATCACGATCGACTCGCACAAGGAGAGCCTGCCCGCGGAGACCGAGGGGGGTCGCGAGCGCTCGCACAACGTGCTCGACCGCTTCGACATCGACTTCTCGCTGTGCATGTACTGCGGCATCTGCATCGAGGTATGCCCCTTCGACGCCCTCTTCTGGGCGCCGGACTTCGCCTACGCCGAAGGCGACATCCGCAACCTGCTGCACGACAAGGAGCGGCTCGGCACCTTCATGGACACGGTGCCCGACAGCGCGCTGCCCGCTGCGGAGGACGGGCCGTGA
- a CDS encoding DUF4097 family beta strand repeat-containing protein, producing the protein MVLQGLGGAATVRSGSGDLSLEEVGMLSASTGSGDVRIGQLRAGSVTTGSGDVVLDEATGPESLEVRSGSGDLTLARTAQDTTVTTGSGDVDVAHSRGELSVRTGTGDVRVRVRRGIPVWLDLSSGLGQVRRDVEGVGAPAEDEDFLRVGVRTGTGDITVQH; encoded by the coding sequence ATCGTCCTCCAGGGCCTCGGCGGTGCGGCCACGGTCCGCTCCGGCTCGGGAGACCTGTCGCTCGAGGAGGTCGGCATGCTGAGCGCGTCGACCGGCTCCGGCGACGTCCGCATCGGCCAGCTCCGCGCCGGCTCGGTCACCACCGGGTCCGGCGACGTCGTGCTCGACGAGGCCACCGGGCCGGAGTCCCTGGAGGTGCGCTCGGGCAGCGGCGACCTGACCCTCGCCCGGACGGCGCAGGACACCACCGTCACGACCGGCAGCGGCGACGTCGACGTCGCGCACTCCCGGGGAGAGCTGTCGGTGCGCACCGGGACCGGCGACGTCCGGGTGCGGGTGCGCCGGGGCATACCCGTGTGGCTCGACCTGTCCAGCGGGCTCGGCCAGGTCCGGCGGGACGTCGAGGGCGTCGGCGCCCCGGCCGAGGACGAGGACTTCCTGCGCGTCGGGGTGCGCACCGGCACCGGGGACATCACGGTCCAGCACTGA
- the nuoK gene encoding NADH-quinone oxidoreductase subunit NuoK: MIRPALPYLLTALLAGLGAYGILARRHAVLVLIGVELLLGAAGLLLVTVAQTGAAGDPGAAVLTLFVITIAAAEVVVALAVLLALFRARGHVDLHAELDGPDPGRWGSVPELPDLPWSELQLPELPLPDLPMPDLWGAPAHWAVLATLLAALAGLGLTGRSNRLAAWVGVGGSFVAVVATTWQLYTLTRIEGAQRDVGTIGALWLGDLEAPLRLLVTWPTALVAATVAAVALVVQGYARWYLWYDPRYRPFAATVSLFTAAMLLLVHSDDLLLTLVGWEVMGWCSYLLIGHQSTRSAAARAASKALLVTRTADIGFVLGLVVLAAGAGTTRTTEVVQHWAEAGTSPTLTAALCLLVLGVAGKSALFPFQDWLPDAMEGPTPASALIHAATMVAAGTVVLTQLFGLLVLSGPARMLLAVLACVTMIGAAVLAFAQGDLKRLLAWSTVSQVALMLAVLAAATPATGPDAALQHLVAHAWFKALLFLTTGWLGVLVGGTAMALVASGARRYRVLRHRFGWGLLALAGVPPFVGFFSKELILGTAEAGTSPGAAGGLVSVLVLASVGASAPLTAAYCMRAWLVLSRPTAVQGLAQTYHPGPVQRIDDFFDEPQVLQEAEGVERAEAAISSSARMGTSFLMIMTLLGGLVALLPVWGPQVALDLQLTAATLLLMLVSALLVRLAAGGVRTRDAAARIPGAASLAAERGLHADAAYRVLVAMPVLALARGVAWFDDQVLDAWVRGLGAGARPLGRVGDLTSPRRATPGLALVLAGMLLLAAIGVVTA, translated from the coding sequence GTGATCCGCCCCGCCCTGCCCTACCTGCTCACCGCCCTGCTGGCCGGGCTGGGCGCCTACGGCATCCTCGCCCGGAGGCACGCCGTCCTCGTCCTCATCGGGGTCGAGCTGCTGCTCGGCGCGGCGGGCCTGCTGCTGGTGACGGTCGCCCAGACCGGCGCGGCGGGCGACCCGGGAGCCGCGGTGCTGACCCTCTTCGTCATCACGATCGCGGCCGCCGAGGTGGTGGTCGCGCTCGCGGTCCTGCTCGCGCTCTTCCGCGCCCGCGGCCACGTCGACCTGCACGCGGAGCTCGACGGTCCCGACCCCGGGAGGTGGGGGAGCGTGCCTGAGCTGCCCGACCTGCCCTGGTCCGAGCTGCAGCTGCCGGAGCTGCCGCTGCCCGACCTGCCCATGCCGGACCTGTGGGGCGCCCCGGCCCACTGGGCGGTCCTGGCCACGCTGCTGGCCGCGCTCGCCGGGCTCGGTCTGACCGGACGCTCCAACCGGCTCGCCGCCTGGGTCGGGGTCGGTGGCTCCTTCGTGGCCGTCGTGGCGACGACGTGGCAGCTCTACACGCTCACCCGGATCGAGGGCGCGCAGCGCGACGTCGGGACGATCGGAGCGCTGTGGCTCGGTGACCTCGAGGCGCCGCTGCGCCTCCTCGTGACGTGGCCGACGGCGCTGGTCGCGGCGACGGTCGCCGCCGTGGCCCTCGTCGTCCAGGGGTATGCCCGGTGGTACCTCTGGTACGACCCCCGCTACCGACCGTTCGCGGCGACCGTGTCGCTCTTCACGGCGGCGATGCTGCTGCTCGTCCACTCCGACGACCTGCTGCTGACGCTCGTGGGCTGGGAGGTGATGGGCTGGTGCTCCTACCTGCTCATCGGGCACCAGTCGACGCGCTCGGCCGCGGCGCGCGCGGCGAGCAAGGCGCTGCTGGTGACCCGCACGGCCGACATCGGCTTCGTCCTCGGCCTGGTCGTGCTCGCCGCCGGTGCCGGGACCACCCGCACGACCGAGGTGGTGCAGCACTGGGCCGAGGCCGGCACCTCGCCCACGCTCACGGCGGCGCTGTGCCTGCTCGTCCTCGGCGTCGCCGGCAAGTCGGCGCTCTTCCCCTTCCAGGACTGGCTGCCGGACGCCATGGAGGGACCGACGCCGGCCTCCGCGCTCATCCACGCGGCGACGATGGTGGCCGCCGGCACCGTGGTGCTGACCCAGCTCTTCGGGCTGCTCGTCCTCTCCGGCCCCGCGCGCATGCTGCTCGCGGTGCTGGCGTGCGTGACCATGATCGGCGCCGCCGTCCTGGCCTTCGCGCAGGGCGATCTCAAACGGCTCCTGGCCTGGTCCACCGTCAGCCAGGTCGCGCTCATGCTCGCCGTGCTCGCGGCCGCCACCCCGGCCACCGGCCCGGACGCGGCGCTGCAGCACCTCGTCGCGCACGCGTGGTTCAAGGCGTTGCTCTTCCTCACCACCGGCTGGCTGGGCGTCCTCGTCGGCGGCACCGCCATGGCCCTGGTCGCCTCCGGTGCCCGGCGCTACCGGGTCCTGCGGCACCGGTTCGGCTGGGGCCTGCTCGCCCTCGCCGGGGTGCCGCCTTTCGTCGGCTTCTTCTCCAAGGAGCTCATTCTCGGCACCGCGGAGGCCGGCACGAGCCCGGGTGCGGCCGGGGGTCTGGTCTCCGTGCTGGTCCTGGCCTCGGTCGGGGCGAGCGCACCGCTCACGGCGGCCTACTGCATGCGCGCCTGGCTGGTGCTGAGCCGACCGACGGCGGTGCAGGGCCTGGCGCAGACCTACCACCCCGGCCCGGTGCAGCGGATCGACGACTTCTTCGACGAGCCGCAGGTGCTGCAGGAGGCCGAGGGGGTGGAGCGGGCCGAGGCCGCGATCAGCTCCTCCGCCCGCATGGGCACCTCCTTCCTCATGATCATGACCCTGCTCGGCGGGCTGGTCGCGCTGCTGCCGGTCTGGGGGCCGCAGGTCGCGCTCGACCTGCAGCTCACTGCGGCGACGCTGCTGCTCATGCTGGTGAGCGCGCTGCTCGTCCGGCTCGCGGCGGGGGGCGTGCGCACCCGCGACGCGGCAGCACGCATACCGGGCGCGGCCAGCCTCGCCGCCGAGCGCGGCCTGCACGCCGACGCCGCCTACCGCGTGCTCGTCGCCATGCCGGTGCTCGCCCTGGCGCGGGGCGTCGCGTGGTTCGACGACCAGGTCCTCGACGCCTGGGTCCGGGGTCTGGGGGCCGGCGCGCGACCGCTCGGCCGGGTCGGTGACCTCACCAGCCCGCGGCGGGCGACGCCGGGCCTGGCGCTGGTGCTGGCCGGGATGCTGCTGCTGGCGGCGATCGGGGTGGTGACGGCGTGA
- a CDS encoding RNA polymerase sigma factor: MDEASAAVAAAVQAGDDLTARSLLRDTPTAGLEHHLQALAGLAADGSRLATELLLEQLDTSGMVRRFVRSSLLDAAAVDDVCQDTLISVASSIGSFRGSARVSTWVHSIVRRRVVDHLRRQRATAPLPPEQEAPAQRMSSMLATRTTVREALGSLPDLYREPVTLRDVEGLTYAEIAGRLDRNLGTVKAQIARGRALVAGALDPSEWTSR; encoded by the coding sequence ATGGACGAGGCCAGTGCTGCGGTCGCCGCCGCAGTGCAGGCCGGGGACGACCTCACCGCCCGCTCCCTGCTGCGGGACACCCCGACCGCCGGCCTCGAGCACCACCTGCAGGCTCTGGCGGGGCTGGCGGCGGACGGCTCGAGACTGGCCACCGAGCTGCTCCTCGAGCAGCTCGACACCTCCGGGATGGTGCGCCGCTTCGTGCGCAGCTCGCTGCTCGACGCCGCCGCGGTCGACGACGTGTGCCAGGACACCCTCATCTCGGTCGCCAGCTCGATCGGCTCCTTCCGCGGCTCCGCCCGGGTGTCGACGTGGGTGCACAGCATCGTGCGGCGCCGGGTGGTGGACCACCTGCGACGGCAGCGGGCCACCGCTCCGCTGCCCCCGGAGCAGGAGGCACCCGCGCAGCGGATGAGCTCGATGCTGGCGACCCGCACCACCGTGCGCGAGGCGCTGGGATCGCTGCCCGACCTCTACCGTGAACCCGTGACGCTGCGCGACGTCGAGGGTCTGACGTATGCCGAGATCGCCGGTCGGCTCGACCGCAACCTCGGCACGGTCAAGGCGCAGATCGCGCGGGGCCGGGCCCTCGTCGCCGGGGCGCTGGACCCGTCGGAGTGGACCAGCCGGTGA